One genomic segment of Fervidobacterium pennivorans includes these proteins:
- a CDS encoding IS110 family RNA-guided transposase has translation MAILAIDVSKNYLSFFSDFIGSGTVENSPQGIVELFNKAFASSSDFSLVLESTGVFSFNVANFFFQNNVPVFWVKTDNIKLYRKILNRPKTDKIDAELIFSIASKFPESLVPFVNNSYIISELRNLTRLYLKFNEDIARLKLRLYSYVSLYFPKLDFKLNKTFECLLKDYTIEEIANMPIEELFEYIAKISRHNVSSQVLAEKLQTLAKDALRLSVNPSNTLRISIVSTIDLIQHYEKQIELVKKEISKLLKVISNTLTTVKGIGEITAAGIIAEIGDINRFEKASALASYAGLVWTINQSGNYKSENNQLTKKGNKYLRTYLVMAANGVKTYDPVYKEYYRKKYAEATTHKHMRALILTARKLVNLVYYLLKNNVPYVPMK, from the coding sequence TTGGCTATTTTAGCTATTGATGTCTCAAAGAACTATCTTTCTTTCTTTTCTGATTTCATCGGTAGTGGGACTGTTGAGAACTCTCCTCAAGGTATTGTTGAACTTTTTAACAAAGCTTTTGCTTCTTCTTCCGATTTTTCTCTTGTCCTTGAATCAACTGGTGTTTTTTCTTTTAATGTCGCTAACTTCTTCTTTCAAAACAACGTACCTGTCTTTTGGGTTAAAACTGATAACATTAAGCTCTATCGCAAAATTCTCAATCGTCCTAAAACTGACAAAATCGATGCTGAACTTATTTTCTCTATCGCTTCTAAATTTCCTGAGTCTTTAGTCCCTTTTGTCAATAACTCATATATCATCTCTGAGCTTCGTAATCTCACCAGACTTTATTTAAAGTTCAACGAAGATATCGCTCGATTGAAACTTAGGCTCTATTCGTATGTTTCTCTTTATTTCCCTAAACTTGACTTTAAACTAAATAAGACTTTCGAATGCCTGCTTAAAGATTATACAATCGAAGAAATCGCAAACATGCCAATTGAAGAGTTATTTGAATATATTGCGAAAATTTCCAGACACAATGTCTCTTCACAAGTCTTAGCAGAAAAACTCCAAACTCTTGCTAAAGATGCCTTGAGGTTGTCTGTTAATCCTTCAAACACTCTGAGAATATCTATTGTTTCCACTATCGATTTGATACAGCACTATGAAAAACAAATCGAACTAGTAAAGAAAGAAATAAGTAAATTACTTAAAGTAATTTCGAACACACTAACAACAGTCAAAGGGATAGGAGAAATAACTGCAGCTGGAATTATAGCCGAAATAGGAGACATCAATCGTTTCGAAAAAGCCTCAGCGTTAGCATCATACGCAGGGCTTGTATGGACAATCAATCAAAGTGGAAATTACAAATCAGAAAACAACCAACTAACGAAAAAAGGGAACAAGTATCTAAGAACATACCTAGTAATGGCAGCGAACGGAGTAAAGACATACGATCCTGTATACAAAGAATATTATCGCAAAAAGTACGCAGAAGCAACAACACACAAACACATGAGAGCGCTAATATTAACTGCAAGGAAATTAGTAAATTTAGTGTA
- a CDS encoding class I SAM-dependent methyltransferase, which translates to MVSDNSMDIVSRERNESKNEDYAVVITTSHTPSKEAVELAKKLSQDFGIPYYNRRHLSERVKEGKVKVYYVVDNNLQLSVVTPTGRLFFHPGMAKIRMENYKRDGKDLLLEALKPSSEDIIYDATFGLGMDAVFMAHFVKQVIGTEVSAHIYRVVSYGLSKYQSKEEWINIAIKKIVLFNEDMKSFMKKQSDKSFDIVYCDPMFENPVYESSALNPLRPLASYDTLDTSTVKEMVRIARKRIVIKTLIKDSLLERLAVKFDRVITSKRSGLVYACVDLDK; encoded by the coding sequence ATGGTCAGTGACAATTCAATGGACATAGTAAGTCGAGAACGAAACGAGTCCAAAAACGAAGATTATGCAGTAGTAATCACTACTTCACATACCCCATCAAAAGAGGCTGTGGAGTTAGCAAAGAAACTTTCGCAAGATTTTGGTATCCCTTATTACAACCGAAGGCATTTGTCTGAAAGGGTAAAGGAAGGTAAGGTAAAAGTTTACTACGTTGTTGACAACAATCTCCAGCTTTCAGTAGTTACACCAACTGGTAGGTTATTTTTCCATCCAGGAATGGCGAAGATAAGGATGGAAAATTACAAAAGAGATGGGAAAGACTTACTTTTGGAAGCATTAAAGCCTTCTTCGGAAGATATCATTTACGACGCAACGTTTGGATTAGGAATGGATGCAGTATTTATGGCACATTTTGTTAAACAAGTTATTGGAACAGAAGTGTCAGCGCATATTTACAGAGTGGTTTCCTACGGACTTAGCAAATATCAATCAAAAGAAGAATGGATAAACATAGCGATAAAGAAGATAGTTTTGTTCAACGAAGATATGAAAAGCTTTATGAAAAAGCAATCCGATAAGTCCTTTGATATAGTTTACTGTGACCCAATGTTTGAAAACCCTGTGTATGAAAGTTCGGCCCTCAATCCGCTTAGACCGTTAGCAAGTTACGATACGTTAGACACATCGACTGTTAAAGAGATGGTAAGGATTGCAAGAAAAAGAATAGTTATCAAAACTCTTATAAAAGATAGTTTATTGGAAAGACTTGCCGTGAAGTTTGATAGGGTAATCACTAGCAAGCGAAGTGGATTAGTATATGCATGTGTCGATTTGGACAAATAA
- the ftsY gene encoding signal recognition particle-docking protein FtsY, with protein MGFFDKLKEGLKKSREAFFNKIGQILKTKRFDRETRDEIEELLILADVGVEATEYILERLEEMKPEDAFEALKEILIEILSKDNKLYIPYEKPFVISMVGVNGSGKTTTCGKLAYMFRSEGKQVVLGACDTFRAAAIDQLKVWAERSGATFIAHMEGADAGAVAYDAVNHAISKGKDVVILDTAGRLHNKKHLMDELQKVHRVVQKLVPAAPHEVLLVMDAVTGQNGLQQAKIFKEVVNVTGIVLTKLDGTAKGGIAIAIAKELGIPIKFIGIGERIEDLKPFNAKDFVEALLAGDEISESTPASV; from the coding sequence ATGGGATTTTTCGACAAGCTAAAAGAAGGCCTTAAAAAAAGTAGAGAGGCATTTTTTAATAAAATAGGTCAGATACTAAAGACAAAGAGATTTGACAGAGAGACACGTGATGAAATCGAAGAGTTGTTGATTCTTGCAGATGTAGGAGTGGAAGCTACTGAATATATCCTTGAAAGACTCGAAGAGATGAAACCAGAAGATGCTTTTGAAGCTTTAAAGGAAATTTTAATTGAAATTCTTTCAAAGGACAACAAACTCTATATTCCTTATGAAAAGCCTTTTGTGATAAGCATGGTTGGAGTAAATGGTTCAGGAAAGACAACAACGTGCGGAAAACTGGCGTATATGTTTAGAAGCGAAGGTAAACAAGTTGTGCTCGGTGCGTGTGATACGTTCAGGGCAGCTGCTATAGACCAACTGAAGGTTTGGGCGGAAAGAAGTGGAGCAACGTTTATTGCACATATGGAAGGTGCCGATGCAGGCGCTGTAGCATACGATGCTGTTAATCATGCTATTTCTAAAGGAAAAGATGTGGTCATTCTCGACACAGCGGGTAGATTACACAACAAAAAGCACCTTATGGACGAACTCCAAAAAGTTCACAGAGTAGTTCAAAAGCTTGTTCCGGCGGCACCACATGAAGTGCTCTTGGTTATGGATGCTGTAACTGGGCAAAATGGATTACAGCAAGCGAAAATATTTAAAGAAGTTGTTAACGTCACGGGTATCGTACTCACAAAACTTGATGGAACAGCAAAAGGTGGAATTGCAATAGCCATCGCAAAGGAACTTGGAATACCCATTAAATTCATAGGTATAGGTGAAAGGATTGAAGATTTGAAGCCATTTAATGCAAAAGATTTCGTGGAGGCTTTGTTGGCAGGAGATGAAATCAGTGAATCAACTCCCGCAAGTGTATGA
- a CDS encoding DUF2225 domain-containing protein: MKSVNQLPQVYDKRYKCPICSNITVSKKVFTDRIKIKSYDEDMKPNYEGVNPLLYSVVVCSGCFYAALEQDFEHQVSPIYMDEVRKVQNEIKIPEGISFSQERDHKTAIFAYALATLFYNAKKQPCRVAEMYLRMAWLYREISDKDNELKALARALVYFEECYTKTNLDTEKEPMVLFYLGEISYKLGKIEDATKWFSTLVTNHRNVNSFYVKAGRDRWQSIRGEIK; the protein is encoded by the coding sequence ATGAAATCAGTGAATCAACTCCCGCAAGTGTATGACAAAAGGTACAAGTGTCCCATTTGTTCAAATATCACAGTTTCAAAAAAAGTCTTTACAGACAGGATAAAGATAAAAAGTTACGACGAGGATATGAAGCCAAACTATGAGGGTGTTAATCCTCTCTTGTATTCTGTAGTCGTTTGTTCTGGATGCTTTTATGCCGCGTTAGAACAAGATTTTGAACATCAGGTATCTCCTATTTACATGGATGAAGTAAGAAAGGTTCAAAATGAAATCAAAATACCAGAAGGTATTTCATTTTCACAAGAGCGTGACCACAAAACTGCAATATTTGCTTATGCACTTGCAACCTTGTTTTATAACGCGAAAAAACAGCCTTGCCGAGTAGCAGAGATGTATTTAAGAATGGCTTGGCTTTACCGGGAGATTTCAGACAAAGATAATGAGTTAAAAGCGCTTGCAAGAGCTTTGGTGTATTTTGAGGAGTGCTACACAAAAACAAATCTTGATACTGAAAAAGAACCTATGGTACTGTTCTACCTGGGAGAGATATCGTATAAGCTTGGAAAAATTGAAGATGCTACAAAATGGTTTTCAACGCTTGTTACAAACCATAGGAACGTAAACTCTTTTTATGTCAAGGCAGGGAGAGATAGATGGCAGAGTATAAGAGGAGAAATAAAATAA
- a CDS encoding 3D domain-containing protein, with protein sequence MAEYKRRNKITLDTRKSTSIFLFLPLLLLLFLTHSCMPLGNYLELSLQVKNIEERVEKLEKSGISPNISDSQIQQTQQLQTQLSQVKNSVVRLEKSVTELQAKVTSIEGVQEVLEKLSKRVEKVESSNASNANSINDLSKKIATVEKNNSTIQGKIASFENQLKQIENLQKSVDSLAAQVRNIQQNMPQKISQSDIEFLRQLQQQINEIKTAIQNIDPATLLKLNTGYIYYIVKAGDTLSSIASAYKVDLNTLTSINNLKDPSKLSVGQLIKIPVDDPKNYVRVPVKIQPTDILSYHGQERNGGKTIGMDIYAKGKDIYPILPGKVLSVSDNTVTIDHGNMILAVYGGINTSLKPGSFVTIDKPIGQCIDVFHFELYIEGEPRDPLRLFTEYKGVFTVTFYSEWDDGKVPTHPTFRIARNGRVPQQFLTIAVDPSVIPLGSLVYIPTLANVVFIAEDTGSAIKGNRIDVYVSDVRLALNNGITPHPVYIIRPDLNN encoded by the coding sequence ATGGCAGAGTATAAGAGGAGAAATAAAATAACATTAGATACGCGAAAGAGCACTTCTATATTTTTGTTTTTGCCACTCCTGTTGCTTTTGTTCTTGACACACTCGTGTATGCCTTTGGGAAATTATTTAGAGTTATCTTTGCAAGTTAAGAATATTGAGGAAAGGGTTGAGAAACTCGAAAAATCAGGAATATCGCCGAATATTTCCGATTCACAAATACAACAAACTCAGCAATTGCAAACGCAGTTGTCTCAAGTCAAAAATTCGGTCGTTAGACTCGAAAAGTCTGTGACAGAGCTGCAAGCAAAGGTTACATCGATTGAAGGCGTTCAGGAGGTTTTGGAGAAGCTTTCAAAAAGGGTAGAAAAGGTAGAATCATCAAACGCTAGTAACGCAAATTCTATAAATGATTTATCGAAGAAAATTGCCACCGTCGAGAAGAATAATAGTACTATTCAAGGAAAAATTGCTAGCTTTGAGAATCAGTTGAAACAAATTGAAAACCTACAAAAAAGTGTAGATTCACTTGCCGCTCAAGTAAGAAATATTCAGCAGAATATGCCACAGAAAATAAGTCAGAGTGATATTGAATTTTTAAGGCAGTTACAACAGCAAATAAACGAGATAAAAACAGCTATTCAGAACATAGACCCGGCAACACTTCTAAAATTAAACACAGGCTATATCTACTATATTGTGAAAGCCGGAGACACGCTTTCATCGATTGCTTCTGCTTACAAAGTAGACTTGAATACACTTACAAGTATAAACAACTTAAAGGATCCTTCGAAACTCTCTGTTGGGCAATTGATTAAGATTCCTGTTGATGATCCAAAAAACTATGTACGCGTTCCTGTAAAAATACAGCCTACGGATATACTCTCATACCATGGTCAGGAAAGAAACGGTGGCAAGACCATTGGGATGGATATCTACGCAAAAGGCAAGGACATATACCCAATTCTACCAGGTAAAGTCTTGAGCGTTAGCGATAACACAGTAACAATCGACCACGGAAATATGATATTGGCAGTATACGGAGGAATTAACACTTCACTAAAACCAGGTAGTTTCGTTACAATTGACAAACCCATCGGGCAGTGTATTGATGTCTTTCATTTCGAGCTCTACATAGAGGGTGAACCAAGAGATCCCCTAAGATTGTTCACGGAATACAAGGGAGTCTTTACTGTGACTTTTTACTCCGAGTGGGATGACGGCAAAGTTCCAACACATCCCACATTTAGGATTGCACGGAATGGAAGAGTGCCTCAGCAGTTCTTAACGATAGCAGTCGACCCTTCGGTAATCCCACTTGGCTCGCTTGTTTATATCCCAACGTTGGCTAATGTGGTTTTTATTGCTGAGGATACAGGCAGTGCAATAAAAGGTAATAGAATAGATGTTTACGTGAGTGACGTAAGACTTGCGCTTAACAATGGAATTACTCCACATCCTGTTTATATAATCAGACCAGATTTGAATAACTGA
- a CDS encoding RrF2 family transcriptional regulator → MAITMKSEYAIKIMILIGLENRRVCARELVKKCRAKLPLEFAEKILADLARNGILKAYRGRGGGYELARDTEEITVYDIVTAVDNPTDAIKCFVDVVPEQESPETCTVSKIWEIVLGKMEDTLRSIKLKDLIEDYKARCKI, encoded by the coding sequence TTGGCCATCACAATGAAGAGTGAGTACGCAATAAAGATAATGATACTAATCGGCTTGGAAAATAGACGTGTCTGTGCACGTGAGTTAGTGAAAAAATGCAGGGCAAAATTACCACTTGAATTTGCTGAAAAGATTTTGGCAGACCTTGCAAGGAATGGTATTCTGAAGGCTTACAGAGGCAGGGGCGGAGGCTACGAACTGGCAAGAGACACTGAAGAAATAACGGTTTACGATATAGTTACGGCAGTTGACAACCCGACCGATGCTATCAAGTGCTTTGTCGATGTAGTTCCAGAGCAAGAGAGTCCAGAGACTTGCACAGTTAGTAAAATATGGGAAATTGTTTTAGGAAAGATGGAAGATACGCTTAGAAGCATAAAACTCAAAGATTTGATAGAAGACTACAAAGCGAGGTGCAAAATTTGA